A DNA window from Elephas maximus indicus isolate mEleMax1 chromosome 17, mEleMax1 primary haplotype, whole genome shotgun sequence contains the following coding sequences:
- the LOC126061023 gene encoding olfactory receptor 8D2-like — MDIGNHSSVNEFILEGLTDEPGLQIPLFLLFLFIYIISMAGNLGLVFLINISSQLHTPMYYFLSNLSFIDLCYSSVIIPKMLVNFMSEKNFTSFPECMVQLFFFCFFGIDDSYMLTAMAYDRYVAICNPLLYNITMSHRVCFLLITVVYIVGAIGGLVHTSYISSRSFCGTNVIHHYFCDILPLLSISCSRDYTKELLVMILVSFNVFICAIAIFLSYAFILSSILCIHSAEGRAKAFSTCSSHLAAVGLLYGSTIFMYFKPPSVSDTTQEKVASVFYTTVIPMLNPLIYSLRNKDVKEALKKILTNGIFSKTL, encoded by the coding sequence ATGGATATAGGAAATCATTCTTCTGTAAATGAGTTTATCCTTGAGGGATTAACAGATGAGCCAGGGCTTCAAATCCCCCTCTTTCTCCTGTTCCTCTTCATCTACATCATCTCCATGGCAGGAAACTTGGGCTtagtttttttaatcaatatcaGTTCTCAgcttcacacccccatgtattATTTTCTCAGTAATTTGTCCTTCATAGATCTCTGCTACTCTTCTGTCATAATCCCCAAGATGTTGGTGAACTTCATGTCAGAGAAGAATTTCACCTCCTTTCCTGAGTGCATGGTCCAGctctttttcttctgcttctttgGTATTGATGACTCTTACATGTTGACAGCTATGGCATATGACCGTTATGTTGCCATCTGTAACCCCTTGCTCTACAATATCACCATGTCCCACAGAGTCTGTTTTCTACTCATCACTGTTGTGTATATAGTAGGGGCTATTGGGGGTTTGGTTCACACCAGCTACATATCTAGTCGTTCCTTCTGTGGAACCAATGTCATTCACCATTACTTCTGTGACATCCTTCCTCTTCTGAGTATCTCTTGCTCAAGAGATTACACCAAGGAGCTTTTGGTGATGATTTTGGTTTCATTCAATGTATTCATATGTGCTATAGCTATCTTCCTCTCTTATGCCTTCATCCTTTCCAGCATCCTATGTATCCACTCAGCTGAAGGCAGggccaaagccttcagtacctGCAGCTCCCACCTTGCCGCTGTTGGACTCTTGTATGGCTCCACCATCTTCATGTATTTCaaaccaccatctgtcagtgacACAACCCAGGAGAAGGTGGCCTCTGTGTTTTATACCACAGTGATTCCCATGCTTAATCCCCTGATCTACAGCTTAAGGAACAAAGATGTCAAGGAAGCCCTGAAAAAGATTCTGACTAATGGGATATTCTCCAAGACTTTGTAG